In Cryptomeria japonica chromosome 5, Sugi_1.0, whole genome shotgun sequence, the genomic window AGATACCCATTTTAGACATTCTTTTGCAAAAGACCACTCatctcaaaaactctaaaatggaATATACTCATTTGAATCTCAAAATATCCTTGAGAATTTTGCATGTCATGCAGATGTCTATGCTCCACGATCTTGTCCAACCGAAttgatatcaaattcaaacaataggctattaatgcttcatctttgtaATTCATGAGGTCAAAATCATGAAATCCTgatcatgaatttttttatgaGTGCACTAGGCTCAATGCATAAATGTGCAAGGTGAAATTTGTGACACtacaaattaaaatttatttggttATGTAGTGTCCCAAAATCGTAACCTCATGCAAATTCATGATTATATAGGCCCCATTTTAGCATTACTGGACTTCCATGCCTAACATGCTTTAGCCCAATTTATCATTTGTTTCTCATATCTTCTCCTCATTTAGTATCTAAAGCTATAGTATATGACCATATTAGAGGGAGAAAAGTGCCTAGGGCTCCCTACTCTTGAGAGAAAATTGCCTAGGGTGCCCTGTTTCCCCTAAACTGGCCCCAAATATGGTCCACACAACAATCAACTTGACTTATCAAGAAATCTTTTCCTATGACAACTTGTTCTATATTTTGCACCCTAAaatgcttgggagaggtatatatgcaaggtatcctccctcattttgtgattgatcaaATACAAAGATGAAGCTCTCCCTCAATTCCATTTCAAGAGCAACAAATCAAGCATCAAATAATGGAGGACTAGGAGTTAGTGGTAGATCTATTCATTTATGATGACCTCTATGATATTCTCTACGTCAATTACAAGTCAACACCGAGTATCTTCATGAGCATTTCAACACAAAGAAGGCCTACAAATGTATaaacatttcaatttcatttaTAATCTCTACTACCTAACAAAACGCTTTCAATATCAactccaattcaattcaatttcaaggttaattcctaaaatggTGCTTGACTTAAAAAAACTcctttctacccaacattttctGTCTTTTTTGTGTGCATGAACAGATGACAAAGCTAAAGAAAGAGATGTAGAGTCATCAGCTAGAGATTTACAGTCTGCAATTAGTCTAAGCCGAAACTAATGGGAGCAGGCTGACCTAGGCGACTGAGACCCAGGAGCGGATCAAGCTAGGCCACTGAGTCCCTACACTTTTGCCTCAAATTTGGACTACTGAGCAAGTTACAATGTGTACCTCTGCAAACTTTTTGGGAATTGGGTTTTGAGTCTATTGTCTTTTTGTACATGCAAAAAACTATCATTTTAGCTTACTTGCTACTAATTCATTCATTTTTCCTTACAATTACACTTCACATTTCAACTCAACAATGAAGAACCACTACATCCGCTTTGTGCTTGACCCATCTTGAGCCTAGTAGATCATTCTCGTTTAAAATGTAATCAAAGATAGAAATAAGCCTagtttcctagtttgcatgcattaAGCTAGTGGACCCTATTTCCCCACATTATAGGTCATCATACATGTTTCCTAAAATCCTCTCACTAGAAATAATTCTAGATGAAAGTGTGGCATGGTTTGGTTCTTTTACCCCATAAATAAAAAGCATGGTGGCCCTCCATCAATTTTATTTGTTACGTCAACACACTTCACAACATCTAAAGCTAACACAACTAGGTGAGTCGTTGATGAAGAAGATCCTAACAATCCTAAAAGTAAACAATACATGTAAAGAAAAAACATAGAGCCTTGAAAGAAACTCAACCTAAAGAGGTCATCAACCCAACACATAGAAAGTAGATCTTAATTCCTTACTAATACACAAAACTATACCACTTCCATTTTTTCATCCCCTCCATAATCTAATTCTCCTCTTCATCTACCTCTTACTGCTCCTTCTTCCCCTTCATCATCTTGTTCTCCTTCACCATCCCCTCCTCATCAAAATTTTCCACTTCCATCTCCCCCTCCATCATCTTATTTTCCTCCACTATGTCCTCCTCATCCACATTTTCCTCCTCCATCTTCCTTTCCTTCATCACCTTCAAGTAACATATGTTTTGATACTATACAATAGACTACACTTCCTCCCATTATATCTTCCTCTTCTTCTAATCTCAACTATTAATCAACACCATCCCCATTGCCTTAGCTAAAAGAGATGGTtacccaaaaaataaaatatacttaGGTAATTAACCTCAGTTATTATGTAGTAGCAAAAATGATAAATATGACTTCTCAATTAAAGAAGATCCATACCATTTTAAGGCTAATTATAGCTCTTTCCTGTAGAACCCAATTTGTGGAAAGTGCTAAACCCATTGCAACCAAGAATAAAGAAGAAATGATAGGAGATGATTATGATGTTTCTATGGTTAATATTGGTCCAACCACACATGAAATTAATATTCATAACTTTTAGGTATCAACTACCAAACTAGTAGAAAATTTTCAAAATGAGAAAGAAACAAGTAAACAACTTGAGGAGCAAGTTCATACATGTTAACATTATATGCTAAATCCATCGTACAAAATTCAATTTAGCATCTTGAATAGTTCTCATCAACATCTTCTAGTTCATTATTAGGAGAGATAAGTAGTAAATTTATATAGAAAATCAAAAGATATCAAGTGTTTAGTAGAGAAACTAAATATTTCATGTAATAGACCACTCTAGATGGACTAGTATACCAAAGAAGCTACCAAATTTATGAGAAGATTGAGGCAAAGAAAAGAGAAGCAGAGTCTAAATTGTAAACTATGAAGAAAGACTAAATTGTGTGATAATCAATAATCAAAGACTTCCAAAAAATGGTGAAAATTAGTGTAAGCATTATATTTTTGAAAAGGTTTTCAATAAGCATAAAGAAATCTAATGGTTTAAAAGGGTTGAATTATCATTTGGTTATGTAGCAATCAATGACTAAATTGGAAAAGGATAAAAAAATAATTTGGATCAATAAAGGTCAACATTGGAGTTTATTGCTTAGCCTTTGTTTATATATTCTTAAAGAAGATGAAACTAGGTTGGTTGATTTTCCTAtcataaataaaattttcaaagatatgatttttaaaaaatttacaagAAAGGATATTATTGATGATAACACAATGATAAATATTGAACAGTATATCTTCTTTTTTAAACAATGTTTTAAAAAGACATTTTAGTCTCTAAAGAAAGAATTGAGGAGATAAGTGATGCATTGCTAGTTTAGAAACAATGCGTCTTTAGTATCTCTATGCTCAAGgtaaaatgataaaaccaattatgaaaaaaaaaaaaaaaaaacttaggaGAATTTCTATAATTATATAGTTGTAGACTATTTTTCTTGGCCCACATTACTTTGTTAGAATTAGCAATTACACTAAAAATACGTATGTTGTTCATGTAGCAATTGGAAAGTCTTTAGATCTTCTAAACTATTTCTTAATTTTGAAATGACTTTTATATTGTTTTATCTTTTAATGGCATGGCCTATAATGGTCTACCCTCATTAACAatgacattttaaaaaaaaatcacaatgaACACATAAAAATTGTTTGAGACTCATCTCTTGGAAAATCTTATTTATAGAGATTCTAAACAATCTTCTTAGTTTAGATTTTTCTTGAATATTTCACAACTGGTAAGATTGTAAATTCTATTATCTACATGCAAAATCTTTTTTCTAGCCATCCAAAAACTTAACATTTGGtgtgtttgaatttttttaaagtGTGGTAATAAAGTAGTCATGGGTTTGAATtcctttttaaaattcaaattttaaataccatcaTAAGAGATGAATGCATAGTTaccattttttaattataaaaccaTCAATATAGTTTATATCTGTATTTTTACATTGATTAATACATTATAAAGAATAGCTttccaaaaagaaagaaagaaagaaagaaagattcttttatagTCCATTATGTCCAGTGGTCTGCATATAGGTCTACAAATGGTTTATAGCAATATGGGACTATTCCATACTCTTATAAGAACCATCAAACTATACTACAAACGAGACATACATACCTTACCCCTGTAGAATCAATAAAACAGATACAACATTTGTAACACAATTACAAATTTACTGTAGACTCCATATAAACTATTAAACATTTATATGTGTCATAGATTAGGCAAGAGGTAGAACTGCATGTGATTGCAGTCAAGGATTGATACAGACAGAATACATAAATGAGCACACACTGTGGTAGCAAGACAGAAAGAAAGGGAGACCCCCAAAGACCCAACTGTGAGAGACATGCAATTAGATCTTGGTTTTTGTAGCCCACATTAGTTTAAGCTTGCCTTCTTTACTGCGATACAAAACCAGATTACCATCATCCTCAATAACCAGAAAGCTAAACTTGACACCCCCTTGTCCACAATCCTGATTAATAGCCCACACTGCACCCTTACCACTACCCTTGTATATAACTAAGTTGCCATCCGACTGAAGACGCAGAAAGCATTTGCTCCCATGCCCTGCACTCTTGCTGCTCCACAGCACTCGACTGTTCTGCTTATCACTCAACACCAGATTACAGTCCCTCTGCATTGTCAATCGAATTCTTTTGTTGGCAGATGTCAAGTACTCCCCGACTTTGAGAACGTCCCAAATGCCACTGTTGTGGCTCAGCAATACAAGAGGCCAGACGGGACAGTCTAAAAACCCAGTCTTCTCAACAGGGGAATCTCTTGACACACTTGACATaacagaagaagaaggaggaggaggaagatATTCCCCATTGCTTGAATCAGCTGTGCTAAACTCATGATTACTTACATTGAATAAAGGCAGTTGAAGGGTGGCCTCGTCTTTGTGGAGGAGATAGTAATCGAGCCAAGCGTAGGCATTGGATATGGCGGCCCAAGAGTAGCCTTGCAGCAAGTAAGGCCTCAGATATGTCACAGTCGTTCTGAAATCTTTCAACACTAAGTCTCCCCTGGCTTTCTCCCACGTGCCAATGGTGCACAACTCAGTCCAACGTGCATATCTGATGGCGATTCGCTTGTCTTTGATTTTGTGCACGTTTGCATAGGCGAATCCGCTGTCAAACCAGTTTGATGTGTCGAATCCATTGAATGTTTCCAGCAGATTGGTGAGCGCTACGAAAACAGCAGCGCCCTCTTCCTCTGTTAAATCTTGCTCCCTACCAGACGATGTCTGGAATAGTGCAAACGATGGATGAGCGCTTAAGAGGAGAATGACAGCCAAGACAAACAATGTAGAAGAGGACATGGTATCACTAGCAGCCAAGTTGAAGTcttgaagaagaagatgaggaGTTGGGAGGTGCTTCAATGGCTTCCTTACATAGCGAGAGCAAGAGTGGGAATGGGAATGAACAATTATGTCTTCTGCACTCGGCTTCCCACTACACAGCACAGATGTGATAGTGAAATGATAGCAGCATGTGAGTGAAATGATAGAGAGAAAAGGTAGACTTCATCATTCCAGACAAACACTTCCATAATTTCATCTAAAGAAAGAAAAGCAGCATTTCATCTAGCTACAGAGTTGCTTTTTACTGTCGAATCGGAGAAATTTTAAAATCTATTTGGCTGTGTCGTTTGTACCTTTTTAATATGCTTGTAGGAAGAGTCTCAATAGTCGAAGGAGTTCCCTCTATGAAATGAATTGAGTTGTACTTttaagtgattattctcattcgACATAAGaatcttttattttgaatttctaaaAGCTACACAAATTTCAATAACAAtaataatgtatatttattttagttaaaatttaaatatcaatgacaatgcatgattaatttaatcattttaattgaaACATGTATAATGACAATTATGGAAGAATGAAAACTAACAATAAATCTTTTTATTCTATGGCTAATTACtaatgaatgaaaaaaaaaaaaaaaaaatagtgttaTGAAAACTCTAGAAAGTTTTGCATGCCTATCTTAAAAATAaagatataaaaatataattaaataaattattttacaatataaattaataatatgatACATATTATTGATTCTATTAGTAATATAGAATTTTTTAATTctaaacaaaattattttttattttttatttaaaggtaaagttttgttttgttaaattgtaataaattatttttattttttagttataaTTTTATGTTTCTCTTCCATATCATTAATAGTTGGTTAATTACTAATGATATGGAAGAGAGTCTTGGGACCTAAGGATCAAATAGCAAATAtatactaaaaaataattttaaagtaaAAACTCACCCTTCTCTTTATTTTAGATACATCACTTGTCTGACTTCACATAAAGAAATCATTGAAAACACAAGAACATATCAATGCATACATgagtatataaaaaatataaaataaaacttcTAGATAGTTATGTACAAACATGAAACAAAACAATCACAAATCAGAACCCACACATGCATATATCTTGAATATCTAATTGAAGTCAAGCTTAAGTCAACACACAATTTTTCATTATCTATTACTTATCTAAGTGATTAAGAGCCATAAGTAGATAATGATAACCAATAATTTTacctaatttcaaaaataaattacACTCTTCAATTCATAAACATAAAAGGTATAACTAGTTGACAAATAATTACACAATGTGATTATTCCAAAATCTTTATATGATATAGATCAAGAATAATAAATAATCGAGATTTACTACATCAAATATAAATCAATAATGAAATTACCACAATTAAATCTAAGATTACTAAGTAAAATCGATCAAAGGTTTATTTTCCGTTCTCAAAGGACCGTAAACTATAAGAAGAAATTAAATTTGACTAACTTATTAGTGATCCAACCAAGTTATGTCATTGTCTTGGTCTAGGTCTAAATACCTTGAAGTTACACAAGTTTATCAAAATTCTACAAAGGTATACTAGGTAGTAATATCTTATACAATTGATTAATTACTAATAGGAAAAGGACATTTAGACCTACTCTTGGGATTCATCAATCTAGCAGTTCTGGTTCGCATTCTCATATGAGGAATAGAGGTTGATCTCTTTCAAGAAGCATAATAAGACTATGCAACtaattgtagtgttgtaaattgtacacccttgctagggtggtacaatttcatacttggtttagcacccgccttagtgtgttttgcatcttgcatttctaatctcttttaagcatttaattaattaatttaattaaatctaaattcataattCATCACTTCACATGtgataaaattgggccctttatcctaaagtgtgccccttttattccttcaataaatcatttaatcataaaccctaattatgtcctatttcgacctttaaggcccgattccgcatatcaaaacatctcaaaattaggtgtaactttgggattcgctctaatatcatcatatctaacggccccaaaaaattggtgaaaatttggttgcaccatgttgaaagtgcacatggtcctcagtttttctcctgaaattttgagagtagaatcctatgatataataatgcttaaccccaaaatattggcgggAAATTAAAATCGTaagtcggccaaaagatgaaattaagatctagggtttcatacttaagagctctctttctttatttgaaggggtcttcttctaagagtCGAAGAgcgggtttttggagcataaaaagccttctttgcagcaaaagagtagatctttgaagtcttcaacaacattcaacattcacccatcaaacattgatcaagcatcatttcatcactTGGGGGCTTTTGAACatgtaggagaacaataggagatcaccgactaaagattggcttctacttctcccttggggttgggtatggttttatattgttttcatgtctttgtatgagcttcattttgatttgtattcatgctttaaatCACTTTGTATCAAGGATTTAGAGtgtttactttgtcaattataagcaattagggtttactctttagggttgctctagattgttttctttcattttaggatcttgcacgcaCATTTTACGTACATTAttgactatttgttgaggtggaaatcaccaaaataagggtttgactaaggcaaaaccataTATAGCCACCTGAAACCCAGTTTTTCAACTACAGGTACAGGTTCGGATCCGAGCGTCGTTGGAAGTTTCAGGACCGGTTGAGTACATAGAGGTTTCCTAGGGTTTAGATCTCAACAAAAACCCATAAGATAGGGGCGTGGAGCCTTGGTCCtgcccaggataggggcatggtgccctggtcctacctgtCTTCAACAGGATTTGACACTGCAGCAGTTTGCAGATCTCAGATCCCATCCTGTCAGTTGCAGCTTCAAActtgcagaattaggacagtggtgtGACACCCTGGACCTAGACATTTTGGCTCAtatttcagacataggtgcacctcttatTTTGCTTCCTAATCTGTACTTTTCAACAGTTCATCAATTGTTTTCTGTTCtgcatttccaaattagggtttgtttgcttacttgcactttaggttaaattgcatttccctctctctcatttacaacaagggaatataaaccctaagaggtaatccacgactctctctttctcataagaagtagccgaagtgcattacctccctaggctctttcgtattccatgagtgtgtatgagagtgggattagggtttccatacttagtctcactttttccccttacacattttggtgaacccgacgtgaatccaattttattttcattgcattgcattgttagatctagatttagtataTTTCATTTGcttgcaaaacatttttttttttttttaaaaagagatttctttcttgcattgtgtgtttgaatttcattcaatttccattttaaaatgtcagatttttattttagggatgttcatgcttttgatgatgtattcaattatgttgattacaattttagtaaggatgaattagatgaagctctagatggtTTTTTTatccctaagccttctaaacccacGTTTTgacaaaaattaatcaaccttgttactatgccattttgtggtgatgagaaagataagttgaatggtttCTCCCATGAGTGCATTCATATCAACTCCTCTACTAAATATAGTAACACGGTTGACCTtcacaattccctttatgaggttatgtctccttttgagtccaaggataaacctttcaatcactatgaccatgctttattggaagATGCCCTTAATGACTTTATGTCTTTACCTGAAACTCCAAATAAAAATaatacatctaaaaggttaatcaacatgatcaatgtgaatgaacatagtaaACCTCTTTTTATGGTCCAAGGTGCTTATCATTCCCCAACCTCACCTCCTTCTAATCAACCCCTTTTCACAATGCAAggaggatatagtcatgattcctttaatACTCCGATCAAACCTATCTTTACTATGCAAGGAGGAAATCCCACTAAgtgtccttatagctatgctaaatAATTAACTAAAGAGAGTTACAATGCGGTTTCAcatacctataacatgagaaacaatTGGCAACCTAATCCCCCTCCGGTTATCCCAACTTTTAttcctgatcctcaacctattcttcctcaagaacctcaTATTTCataaactcttggtaaggaatatgatcttgttgaacaacttaaagacactcctgccaagatatccctttcgaacttgattcaaacttcctcaACTCATCATGGATTACTACAAGATGCCTTAAAAACATCGAATATCCCACCTGCAgcgacatccaataatatggcctccttgattaattctatcacaactcctaaggctcaaattgtgtttacacaagatgagctacccactagtgaaattcaacatcaatatgatcccttaattattgtggttattataaatgatagtgcaataagatgaatgctagtggataatggttctggccttaatgtttgtagcattaacttgttgcataagatcaatgtcgaTACATCTTTTATTAAGCCCGATTCTCTTACTAtccaaggctttgataatgttgctaaatcttcattaggtatcatcaccttgcatgttaaggtaggtcatgttactttgcccacacctattcatgtcatgtctagagaattaacatataacttgttactagggagaccttggattcatagcatgcaagttttcccctctacattacataggcaAGTTAAGTCCATTTACAACAACAAGACATATACCCTGCTAGGTGACACAAATCTCCAGGCTTGTCTACAGACATCAACTTCCAAATCCTCTTCAATTAGTTCTTCCCCAACTCTCTTAGATGATTCATGTAAAGCTTCTAGTGTGTCCACTTCATCAAACCCATCTCTCACATCTGAATCGCTTCcgaatacttcctcaagtggacctaaggttcttgaggaagactCTTCTCAACCTAATTTTACTTTTGAGGACACTTTCTCTCTTGAAAAGGTTCTTGCAAAAGAGGAttagggatcccttgattttaaccctaccttcgTAAGGGAAtataaaattccccctagagaacctaaggtcaaaaggaaggaagaagaagaagaagaacctaaaaaccaATCCACTTTGTCTAGAcctttgagtaataactttgtggcaacTTCCCAAACTTCATCTCTCTTAGTTTCTGACCTAAAGTACTTTGACCtttcactttatgaaaatcctccttctctctCAGAAATGgataacctttatggtcctagttttcgcatcctagctaggtgtggatataatggtaatggatgtggtactcaagaacaagggataaaggttcccttggaaaataactttcgtgatatgacatttgggcttggttatgatccttttaagCGTACTAAAGCCTATAAGAGactatctattagtgttaatgtcatttcttccTCTCTCTCCCACTAAAACATCCAAAGTATATTGACCATGGCTCTTCTAGTGTCCtcactttggatgttttttctactgatgattccttagtTGAATTCCTTGGAACTTATGATaaccttccttgttatcaccataaccttggctttccctattgtctaaatgtagaatcttactttgggaaagacaaaaataatgatgagatagttaaagaatttcctcagttaaaagACACTCCTCAACAAATCAATCTCCTAATAAGTAATACTATTGATATCAAGATAGAACcttatgttgaagataaaatcatcaagatagggaaatatcttgatgaagaagagctCTAATAATATTCTAAGTTATTActtgaattccctgagatctttgcttggcaTAGATCCTTGGATTGTCattcataacattgtcctaattcctaatGTTAAACTTGTGaagcaaaatatttgaaagattcaccctaaagtggcattacttgttaaatttgagattgaaaaattattggatgttggattcatctgtcctatcaattattccccatggatttaaaatattgtggttgtggctaagtctgataataagattaggatgtgtatgaaCTTTCGTGATCTAAACAaagcctctttaaaagatgatttccctcttctgaatattgatatgatagtggattttgtagtaggtcatgtcttattatccttcatggatggtttctatggatataatcaaatcttcattaatcctcaagatcaatacaaaactattgtcaccaccccttggggcacgttttattgggttatgatgccttttggatcgAAAAATGCATGCACAACCTATCAGCGTGTTATgactcttatctttcatgattacatgcataaaaccttagaagaacattgatgatatcttagctaaatttGTTCTTTgcacagatcatgttaagatccttcgtccggtctttgagagaattcgtaagtataacatgcgcttgaatccctgaaaatgcgTTTTTGGTGTgtatagtggaaaactattagggttcatagtttcgcattgtGGAACTGAGGTGGATACGAAAAAGATAGATGTCATTGTTAGCATGCTACCTCCTAAAAATCTCTCCCATctcaaaattttgcaaggaaatattcaagctattcataggtttgtatctcAGCTTGCagatatcacctttcaatggaatgaggattattgtcaagcatttgaagacctaaaaacttatttggccaatcctcttATTCTTCAACTCACTAACCCTTCTTTCTATACATAGTTGCTTCCCTTTATGCTCTTGCAGCCTTTTTGGCACaacgtg contains:
- the LOC131033587 gene encoding uncharacterized protein LOC131033587, which encodes MSSSTLFVLAVILLLSAHPSFALFQTSSGREQDLTEEEGAAVFVALTNLLETFNGFDTSNWFDSGFAYANVHKIKDKRIAIRYARWTELCTIGTWEKARGDLVLKDFRTTVTYLRPYLLQGYSWAAISNAYAWLDYYLLHKDEATLQLPLFNVSNHEFSTADSSNGEYLPPPPSSSVMSSVSRDSPVEKTGFLDCPVWPLVLLSHNSGIWDVLKVGEYLTSANKRIRLTMQRDCNLVLSDKQNSRVLWSSKSAGHGSKCFLRLQSDGNLVIYKGSGKGAVWAINQDCGQGGVKFSFLVIEDDGNLVLYRSKEGKLKLMWATKTKI